One Litorilinea aerophila genomic window carries:
- a CDS encoding interleukin-like EMT inducer domain-containing protein has product MWKKHCPARCHGMVLGLYAALALALSWPLPRYLTSRVPGVAQWAFDESTFLWNAWYLKHALVDRLSNPLHTELIYYPLGIDLILHTYNFFHALLAQPMMLAVNLPFASNVALLLSTVLSAYGTFLLVLWLLRKTGRQRGIRAAAVVAGLLYAFASNRAVYAALGHYDMVTTQWIPFYGLMLLRSLDGTLPARRRYQAAALAGFFLALNGLAEMITAMFLGLFTGLVLLWWAVNWLKDRRGQATWPAPPVSPAGALAALALTGGVTALVWGPALVPILVQFLTADFALKGWGEAIPLSVDLLGLFTPTVLHPVFGGDLVAELRRVQLRALEMGVTGFRDVNTVFLGWTSLALALVGALALGRRVRLWIWTAVLFGLFALGPFLQINGRYRFDLDGVEATFPLPYALLHYIPIVKANRAPNRNSVILMLALAVLAGYGLHWLLQRLPTGRGGRFYSGLLPALLAGLILFEHLAVPAPLSDARIPQVYAQIAADPRPVSVLQLPLGWRNSFGTWGPERTQLQYFQTAHGKPMLGGNISRAPDFKMAYFQRIPLFQALVDAQVDGKVTPELAEAARAQADELMYLYNVGYVLLFPPIPQRFPYVDHWQTAWDFAREVLPLEEEPFWRGEGIEAYRVRQPEGADHFRLDLGQPGTYPYRGEGWDNAEIDAPYEVDAIWATARTSRLFVPLRQVDPAAGYTVAVRAHPFAYPGSEPQTLALAVNGRLLETQTLADGWQEVTWTVPGSALVDGLNRLELRWGATAVPRTVLGGSRQIGSTGVSLPVDADLKGFADGGYIALFDEVGNQVDAAAGRRGVNVTVLDPESGAVLDKVGFDTAANVYESQALADYLARIQPGHPVLVVSHGDATAHLTEEAVAGLRGLGVDVTLAALQGQHFAIIGVQGAAPGTALAVLDPQEAFLRLSLNPDRRPLAAAVDWVEIRSP; this is encoded by the coding sequence ATGTGGAAAAAGCATTGCCCGGCCCGCTGCCATGGAATGGTGCTTGGCCTCTACGCCGCCCTGGCCCTGGCCCTGAGCTGGCCCCTGCCCCGCTACCTCACCAGCCGGGTGCCCGGCGTTGCCCAGTGGGCCTTCGATGAATCCACCTTTCTCTGGAACGCCTGGTACCTGAAACATGCCCTGGTGGACCGGCTGAGCAATCCCCTCCACACGGAGCTGATCTACTATCCCCTGGGCATCGACCTGATCCTCCACACCTACAACTTTTTCCACGCCCTGCTGGCCCAGCCCATGATGCTGGCCGTGAACCTGCCCTTTGCCAGCAACGTGGCGCTCCTCTTGAGCACCGTGCTTAGCGCCTATGGCACCTTTCTCCTGGTCCTCTGGCTGCTGCGCAAGACGGGCCGGCAGCGGGGCATCCGGGCCGCGGCGGTGGTGGCCGGGCTGCTCTACGCCTTTGCCAGCAACCGGGCCGTCTACGCCGCCCTGGGCCACTACGACATGGTCACCACCCAGTGGATCCCCTTCTACGGGCTCATGCTCCTGCGCAGCCTGGACGGCACCCTACCGGCCCGCCGCCGCTACCAGGCCGCGGCCCTGGCCGGTTTCTTCCTGGCGCTCAACGGCCTGGCCGAGATGATCACGGCCATGTTCCTGGGCCTCTTCACCGGGCTGGTGTTGCTCTGGTGGGCGGTGAACTGGCTGAAGGACCGGCGCGGTCAGGCGACCTGGCCCGCGCCCCCGGTGTCGCCGGCGGGCGCCCTCGCCGCCCTGGCCCTGACCGGCGGCGTCACGGCCCTGGTGTGGGGACCGGCCCTGGTGCCCATCCTGGTTCAGTTCCTCACCGCCGACTTCGCGCTCAAGGGCTGGGGCGAAGCCATCCCCCTCAGCGTGGACCTGCTGGGTCTCTTCACCCCCACGGTGCTGCATCCGGTCTTCGGCGGCGACCTGGTGGCGGAGCTGCGGCGGGTACAGCTGCGCGCGCTGGAGATGGGCGTCACCGGCTTTCGGGATGTAAACACCGTCTTCCTGGGCTGGACGAGCCTGGCCCTGGCCCTGGTGGGCGCGCTAGCCCTGGGACGCCGGGTGCGCCTCTGGATCTGGACGGCCGTGCTCTTTGGGCTCTTCGCCCTGGGGCCCTTCCTGCAGATCAACGGCCGCTACCGCTTCGACCTGGACGGCGTGGAGGCCACCTTCCCCCTGCCCTACGCACTGCTCCACTACATCCCCATCGTCAAGGCCAACCGGGCGCCCAACCGCAACAGCGTCATCTTGATGCTGGCCCTGGCGGTGCTGGCCGGCTACGGCCTCCACTGGCTGCTGCAACGGCTGCCCACCGGGCGAGGCGGCCGTTTTTACAGCGGCCTGCTGCCGGCCCTGCTGGCCGGGCTCATCCTGTTCGAGCACCTGGCCGTACCTGCGCCCCTCTCCGACGCACGCATCCCCCAGGTCTACGCCCAGATCGCGGCGGACCCCCGGCCGGTGAGCGTCCTGCAATTGCCCCTGGGCTGGCGCAACAGCTTTGGCACCTGGGGCCCCGAACGCACCCAGCTTCAGTACTTCCAAACGGCCCACGGCAAACCCATGTTGGGCGGGAACATCAGCCGGGCGCCGGACTTCAAGATGGCCTACTTCCAGCGCATCCCCCTCTTCCAGGCCCTGGTGGACGCCCAGGTGGACGGCAAGGTGACGCCGGAGCTGGCAGAGGCGGCCCGCGCCCAGGCCGACGAGCTCATGTACCTCTACAACGTGGGCTACGTCCTCCTCTTCCCGCCCATCCCCCAGCGCTTTCCCTACGTGGACCACTGGCAGACGGCCTGGGACTTTGCCCGGGAGGTGTTGCCCCTGGAGGAAGAGCCCTTCTGGCGCGGGGAGGGCATCGAAGCGTACCGGGTGCGCCAGCCCGAGGGCGCCGACCACTTCCGCCTGGACCTGGGCCAGCCGGGCACCTATCCCTACCGGGGAGAGGGCTGGGACAACGCAGAGATCGACGCGCCCTACGAGGTGGACGCCATCTGGGCCACGGCCCGGACCAGCCGGCTCTTTGTGCCCCTGCGCCAGGTGGATCCAGCCGCTGGCTACACGGTGGCCGTGCGGGCCCACCCCTTCGCCTACCCGGGCAGCGAACCCCAGACCCTGGCCCTGGCCGTCAACGGCCGGCTCCTGGAGACCCAGACCCTGGCCGATGGCTGGCAGGAGGTGACGTGGACCGTGCCGGGCTCGGCCCTGGTGGATGGGCTCAACCGGCTGGAGCTGCGTTGGGGGGCCACGGCCGTGCCCCGGACTGTGCTGGGGGGCAGTCGCCAGATCGGCAGCACGGGCGTTTCCCTGCCCGTGGATGCGGATCTGAAGGGCTTTGCCGACGGCGGCTACATCGCCCTCTTCGACGAGGTGGGCAATCAGGTGGACGCCGCGGCAGGACGGCGGGGAGTCAACGTGACGGTGCTGGATCCGGAGAGCGGGGCGGTGCTGGACAAGGTGGGGTTCGACACGGCGGCCAACGTTTACGAGAGCCAGGCCCTGGCCGACTACCTGGCCCGGATCCAGCCTGGGCACCCGGTGTTGGTGGTGAGCCACGGCGACGCCACGGCGCACCTCACGGAAGAGGCAGTGGCGGGGCTGCGGGGGCTCGGCGTGGATGTGACGCTGGCGGCGTTGCAGGGCCAGCACTTCGCCATCATTGGCGTGCAGGGTGCCGCGCCCGGCACCGCCCTGGCCGTGCTGGATCCCCAGGAGGCGTTCCTGCGTCTCAGCCTGAACCCGGATCGGCGCCCCCTGGCCGCGGCGGTAGACTGGGTGGAGATCCGCTCGCCTTGA
- the mtaB gene encoding tRNA (N(6)-L-threonylcarbamoyladenosine(37)-C(2))-methylthiotransferase MtaB: MRVYLDQIGCRLNFSEMETLAQRLRNAGHQTVTSPEEAQVVVFNTCAVTAAAASKSRQRIRQLHKLNPSARIAVTGCWSSLEPQAAARLPGVALVADNSRKDLLHTLLEPWSAELDDPADLARMQPDGTPFEEPLGGVAPEQLRRTRAFIKVQDGCNNRCTFCVVTIARGASRSRPVADIVREIQELCAAGVQEAVLTGVHLGSYGRDLAGKARTDLKELTAAILTDTDIPRLRLSSLEPWELAEGFFELWARWPGRLCPHLHLPLQAGTDKLLRRMARRCTTASFRQLVAEARAAIPDLILTTDLIVGFPGETEADFVQGMAFVEEMRFAHAHIFPFSPRAGTAAARFDGQVDGRVKKERSRRLHEVVERTGRAERLRFVGTVRPVLWEGERQSVTDTNAVLWAGYTDNYLRVMALAPADLDLHNTITPVRLDELHGDILLGTIDGLAPATLEGAGLRGGRLDQILGDERRHE; encoded by the coding sequence ATGCGGGTATATCTGGATCAAATCGGCTGTCGGCTCAACTTCAGCGAAATGGAGACCCTGGCCCAGCGGCTGCGCAACGCCGGCCACCAGACGGTGACCTCCCCTGAGGAGGCCCAAGTGGTCGTCTTCAACACCTGCGCGGTCACGGCCGCCGCGGCCAGCAAGAGCCGCCAGCGCATCCGCCAGCTCCACAAGCTCAACCCGTCGGCCCGCATCGCGGTCACCGGCTGTTGGAGTTCCCTGGAGCCCCAGGCCGCTGCCCGCCTGCCCGGCGTGGCCCTGGTAGCCGACAACAGCCGCAAGGACCTGCTCCACACCCTGTTGGAGCCCTGGAGCGCGGAGCTGGATGATCCCGCCGACCTGGCCCGCATGCAGCCAGACGGCACGCCCTTCGAGGAGCCCCTCGGCGGGGTGGCGCCGGAGCAGCTACGCCGCACCCGGGCCTTCATCAAGGTCCAGGACGGCTGCAACAACCGCTGCACCTTCTGCGTGGTCACCATCGCCCGGGGCGCCAGCCGCAGTCGACCTGTGGCCGACATCGTGCGGGAGATCCAGGAGCTGTGCGCCGCCGGCGTCCAGGAGGCGGTGCTCACCGGGGTGCACCTGGGCAGCTACGGCCGGGATCTTGCCGGAAAGGCCCGGACGGATCTCAAGGAGCTGACCGCGGCCATCCTGACCGATACGGACATCCCCCGCCTGCGCCTCAGCAGCCTGGAGCCCTGGGAGCTGGCCGAGGGCTTCTTCGAACTCTGGGCGCGCTGGCCGGGCCGCCTCTGCCCCCACCTGCACCTGCCCCTCCAGGCGGGCACCGACAAGCTGCTGCGGCGCATGGCCCGCCGCTGTACCACCGCCAGTTTCCGACAGCTGGTGGCCGAAGCCCGGGCCGCCATCCCGGACCTGATCCTCACCACCGACCTGATCGTGGGCTTCCCCGGCGAGACCGAAGCGGATTTCGTCCAGGGGATGGCCTTTGTGGAGGAGATGCGTTTCGCCCACGCGCACATCTTCCCCTTCAGCCCCCGGGCCGGCACCGCAGCCGCCCGCTTCGACGGCCAGGTGGACGGTCGGGTCAAGAAGGAGCGCTCCCGGCGGCTGCACGAAGTGGTGGAGCGCACCGGCCGGGCAGAGCGCCTGCGCTTCGTGGGCACGGTGCGGCCTGTCCTCTGGGAAGGAGAGCGCCAGAGCGTGACCGATACCAATGCGGTTCTCTGGGCCGGATACACAGACAACTACCTGCGGGTCATGGCCCTGGCCCCGGCCGACCTGGACCTGCACAACACCATTACGCCGGTGCGGCTGGATGAACTCCACGGCGATATTTTGCTGGGGACCATCGACGGGCTTGCCCCCGCCACCCTGGAGGGGGCGGGGCTCCGTGGAGGCCGGCTGGACCAAATTCTTGGGGATGAGCGTCGCCATGAGTGA